The window GGAATCCGGTTCCTTTGAACTGATCTATAACCATGCCGCCATGAGCTGGCGCATCGGCCGGGTGACCGTGGGGTGACCGCTGGGCAAAGGGCTTTGCAGCTTAAACAGCCGCTGAGAAGACACAAGCCGGCTGTGGTTGCCATGCGCTGCCCGGCGAGGCCGGCGTTCAGGTAAACTTCTTCATCTCATCCTCAATGGCCTCGCAGAGCGATTCCGCCTCATTGCTGCCGATGAGGAATTTTTTGCCGGACTTGTAGGTGATCTCCACCGCCTCTGAGCCGGCGATGTTGTACATCCAGCCTGCCGGCGTGAGCCGGATGCCCCAGCCATAGTACCATGGCACTCTGACCACGCGGCAACCGGCGACTTCCCGCACGCGAATGGTTTTGCTGAAAACCCCCTGACCAAACGAGCAGACGATCACGCCGCGTTCCACCACCACGGTCAATTTGTAAAACATCACCAGCGCCATGATGAAAAGGAGCAGCACCATATAATGCACCAAACCGATGGTTTCCAGCGTAGTGGAAGCCAAGGTGGCGATGATGCCGATCACCAGCAGAGCGATGATCAGGTAGCCCGTTTGCGAATTGCGATAGGCGATCATCTCGATCTCCTTTCAACGGTCCAGGAAAAAACAGGGAACGCAGCGGCTATTGCGGCCCGAGTCTTTTGCTCTGACCCTTGTGGTTATAAAGACACCTATTCGTGCGCCATGCCGGTGACCGGCTCTTTGCTCTCACGGGTATAGGAGAGACAGAAAAAGAGCGCCGCCAGGCAGAGATAGGCCAGGCTGAACTGATACGGCACCTGCTGAGCGATGCCGCTCAACTTCCACGGCAGATACATGGAGCCGTCGGGCACGGCGGAATGGATGACGCCGAAAAAGGAAAAGAACGCCAGCACGACCAGATAGAGGGCGGAGATTTTCAACCGTCGATCCACCAGCTCTGCGAGAAAAGCGGCCCAGAGCATGGCGGTGACGATAAAACCGTTGCCCAGGGCGGTGATGACCTGAAGTTCCGGCAGCGCCTTGCCGGGCGCGGTCATGAGCTCGTGGAATTTTTCCGCAGCGATGGGCTCCGGCGAGCCCATCTTGATCGCCAGCAGCCTGGTCACAGTGGGAAAAAAGGCAAAGGCCACGGCCGGAGCGTGACGTTTGGGCACTGCGACAAAAGCCTGCATGATAATATCAAAGGCGACGAAAATCAGAATCGGCGCCAGCACGGCGCGCGGAATCAATTCAATGATGAACGAGACATAGCCGAGCATGCCGCCCAGACCGACAAAGACGCCGGTGAGCAGGGTATAGCCGGCGCGGGACCCCATGTTTTTGTAAGCCGGTTGACCGATGTAGGGGGTGGACTGGGCGACGCCGCCGCACAGACCGGCCACCAGGGTGGCCAGGGCTTCGGTCAACAGAATATCGCGCGTGTTATAGTCATCGCCGGCCACACGCGCGCTCTCGGTGACGTTGATGCCGCCCACCACGGTGAGGATGCCGAAGGGAATGGCCAGGGGAAGATACTTGACCGCAGCGGACAGTCCTTTCATGAAATCCAGCGTCGGCAGCGGCAGGCCGAAATGCAGATCCAGGGGCGGCGGACCGCCATAGGTTCCTCCCACCCATCCCAACGGTCCGATCAGATAATAGAGCCCCGTGCCGATGACCACAGAGGCCAGCACGCCGGGGATCTTCCCCGGCAGCCGAATCCCGGCCACCAGGGTGTAGAAAATCATGCCCAGAGCGATCACGCCGACCAGCGGCATGCCAAAGATATCGATCAGCGGCGTCATGCCGATCAGTCCCAATCCGATGCCGGCCAGCGAGCCCAGCAATCCGGCCTGCGGCACCATCTTTTGCACCCAACGGCCGAAAAACGAAAACACTAATTTGACCACGCCCATAAACATCATAGTGGCCATGCCGATATACCAGGTCATCATCGCCGCATCGTGTTCCGAATAGCCTTCGGCTTTCAGTCCCATGAACGCCGGACCAAGCACCACCAGCGCCAATCCGATGGTGGAGGGGGTATCCAGTCCCAGCGGCATGGCGGTGACCCGGGTGTTGCCGGTTTTCCCGGCCAGGCGAAAAGCCATCCAGGTGTAGACCAGATCGCCGAACAATACGCCGAAGGCGGTGCCCGGGAACATGCGGGTGTAAACAATGTCCGCCGGATATTTAAAGACAAAGATCAGAATGCCGGCGAGAAACGAGAGCACGGTCAGGTTGTCGAACATGAGGCCGAAAAAACCATTGAGGTCGCCGGTCACAAACCAACGGTATTTCGATGAAGCCGATTTGGACATGTATCCTCCGTATCCTTGAAAGTCTGTCATCAATAGTTCAGCAATCCGGCGATGGCTGCGGTCATCCAGGTGGCGATGGTGCCGCCGAGGACCGCTTTCAGGCCCAGCCGGGCGATGTCGCTGCGCCGGTTTTCCGCCAGCGGCGAGAGTCCGCCGATCTGAATGGCGATGGATGAAAAATTAGCAAAGCCGCACAGGCTGTAGGTGGCGATGACCATGGACTTGGTGGACAGCAGGCCGGCGCCCATGGCGTCCGCCATCTTGAGATAAGCGACAAATTCGTTGACCGCCAGTTTGATGCCCATCAAGCTGCCGACCTCCAGCGCCTCTCTCCACGGCACGCCGATGATGAAAGCGATAAACTGAAAGATCAGGCCGAAGAGCAGCTCGAGGTTGAGCGGCTTGTTAAACTGGTTCATCAGGAAACTGTTCAATCCGGTCAGGTTGCCGATAAAGCCCAGCAGCGCGTTGATCAGCGCGATAAGGGCGATGAAGGCGATGAGCATGCCGCCGACGTTGAGCGCCAGGCGCACGCCGTCGCCGGCGCCGCCTGCGGCCGCTTCGATGACGCTGCCGTGGCTCTTTTCGACCTTGAGCCGCACCGTGCCCATCGTCATGGGTTCTCCGGTCTCCGGCATCAGCATCTTGGCCACCACCAAAGTGGCGGGAAAGGCCATGATGGAAGCGGCCAGCAGATGGCCGGCGAAAAACACCTGCGACTCTTCAAAGGCCACGCCCTGCGACTTGGCCAAGGCCAGTCCCAGCATCTGCATATAGGCGGCGAGCACGCCGCCGGAGATGTGGGCCATGCCGCTGGCCATGATGGTGTACAGCTCAGACTCGGTCAGGGTGGAGAGATAGGGTCTGATCACCAACGGGGCTTCGGTCTGGCCCATAAAGGTGTTGGCCGCCACATCCAGCGTTTCCGCCCCGCTGGTGCGCATCAGCCGCTGCATGGCCCAGGCCATGGCTTGAACGATCTTTTGCATGATGCCGAGGTGATAGAGCACAGCCATCAGAGAGGCGAAAAAGATGATGGTGGGCAGCACCTGAAAGGCAAAGATCACCCCCAGGCTGCTTTCGCCGCTGCTTTTGGCCAGAGGGCCAAAGACGAACTGGGCGCCGTCGCCGGCAAAATTGAACAGAAGGACGAAAAGCCGGGAGATCCAGTCAAAGACCTCACGGCCGAGGTTGGTTTTGATCACCAGAAAGGCAAAGCCGAATTGCAGCAGAATGCCGGTCAGCACCAGTCTCCAGTTGATCGCTCGTCGGTCGGCGGAAAAGAGAAAGGCGAGAAAGGTGACGAAGCCCAGGCCGATGAGACCGTGGAAGAGCGAAAGGATGTGCATAGCGTCCCTTTGTTGTGGTTGGGGAATGATTGGCGGGAAAATATAGTAAAGATTTGGCAAGGATGCAAAAGATTCGTGCGGAGAAAGTTATGGACGGCCTGCTCATCTTGTTTTAC of the bacterium genome contains:
- a CDS encoding NupC/NupG family nucleoside CNT transporter — protein: MHILSLFHGLIGLGFVTFLAFLFSADRRAINWRLVLTGILLQFGFAFLVIKTNLGREVFDWISRLFVLLFNFAGDGAQFVFGPLAKSSGESSLGVIFAFQVLPTIIFFASLMAVLYHLGIMQKIVQAMAWAMQRLMRTSGAETLDVAANTFMGQTEAPLVIRPYLSTLTESELYTIMASGMAHISGGVLAAYMQMLGLALAKSQGVAFEESQVFFAGHLLAASIMAFPATLVVAKMLMPETGEPMTMGTVRLKVEKSHGSVIEAAAGGAGDGVRLALNVGGMLIAFIALIALINALLGFIGNLTGLNSFLMNQFNKPLNLELLFGLIFQFIAFIIGVPWREALEVGSLMGIKLAVNEFVAYLKMADAMGAGLLSTKSMVIATYSLCGFANFSSIAIQIGGLSPLAENRRSDIARLGLKAVLGGTIATWMTAAIAGLLNY